A genomic segment from Moorena sp. SIOASIH encodes:
- a CDS encoding transposase has protein sequence MIILEFKAKGKKSQYSAIDEAIRTVKFIRNRCIRLWLDNKGTGKNDLSKYSKIIAKEFPFANELNSTARQAASERAWSSIARFYDNCKKKIPGKKGFPKFQKRGRTVEYKKSGWKLSPDKKSITFTDKKGIGKLKLKGTWDLWRFDKKQINRVRIVRRADGYYVQFCVAVVAREDIDSTGRTIGLDVGLKEFYTDSDGHSEPLPRFYRKSEKRLKFCQRRVSRKKKGSSNRKKAVNRLGRQHLRISRQREEHAKRLARCVIRSNDLVAYEDLRVRNMVKNHCLAKSINDASWYQFRKWLEHFGTKFGRITVAVNPAYTSQNCSSCGEVVKKSLSTRTHTCKCGCELDRDHNAALNIRTRALSTVGHTGTRILDPNALGDLSSTFPDSGLVEQDGSLIKESPSISGR, from the coding sequence ATGATCATATTAGAATTTAAAGCCAAAGGCAAAAAGTCCCAATATTCAGCCATAGATGAGGCGATCCGGACAGTTAAGTTTATCCGAAATAGATGCATTCGTTTATGGTTGGACAACAAAGGAACAGGGAAGAATGACCTTAGCAAATATTCTAAGATTATTGCTAAAGAATTCCCTTTTGCTAATGAATTAAATTCTACTGCCCGTCAGGCTGCATCTGAAAGGGCATGGTCATCGATTGCTCGGTTCTATGATAACTGCAAGAAAAAAATACCTGGAAAGAAAGGTTTTCCGAAGTTTCAAAAGCGTGGCAGAACTGTCGAGTATAAGAAATCAGGATGGAAGTTATCCCCTGACAAAAAATCGATAACGTTCACGGACAAAAAAGGAATCGGAAAACTTAAGCTCAAGGGTACCTGGGACTTGTGGCGTTTTGACAAGAAGCAAATTAATCGGGTTAGGATAGTTCGACGAGCTGACGGGTACTATGTCCAGTTCTGTGTTGCAGTCGTAGCACGCGAAGATATAGATTCAACTGGCAGGACAATTGGATTGGATGTCGGCCTGAAAGAATTTTATACAGATTCCGACGGTCATTCTGAACCCTTACCCAGATTTTATAGGAAAAGTGAAAAACGTTTAAAATTTTGTCAACGTCGGGTTTCCCGAAAAAAGAAAGGCTCATCCAACCGTAAAAAAGCCGTCAATAGATTAGGTAGACAACACCTTAGAATAAGCAGGCAGCGTGAAGAACATGCCAAGAGACTGGCGCGTTGCGTAATCCGGTCTAACGACCTGGTCGCCTACGAAGATCTAAGGGTCAGAAATATGGTCAAAAATCATTGTCTAGCTAAGTCTATTAATGATGCGAGTTGGTATCAGTTCAGAAAATGGTTGGAGCATTTTGGTACTAAGTTTGGCAGAATCACTGTCGCAGTAAATCCTGCTTATACCAGTCAAAATTGTTCCAGTTGTGGTGAGGTTGTCAAAAAGTCATTATCGACTCGAACCCATACCTGCAAATGTGGGTGCGAACTAGATAGAGACCACAATGCCGCACTAAATATTAGAACGAGAGCCTTGAGTACTGTGGGGCACACAGGAACTCGGATCCTAGATCCAAACGCTTTGGGAGATCTGTCCTCTACTTTTCCTGACTCCGGTCTGGTTGAGCAAGACGGGTCGTTGATCAAAGAATCCCCGTCCATAAGCGGGCGGTGA
- a CDS encoding Uma2 family endonuclease yields MVAVNQIRQTLTLAEFLELPETKPASEYVNGQIQQKPMPQGEHSTLQTRLVTAINEVVLHKKIAHAFTELRCTFGGRSIVPDITVFSWNRIPKTEKGRIANKFELYPDWVIEILSPEQSANKVIKKILFCLKQGTELGWLIDPEDESVMIFQANQLPEIKSNEEILPVLESLKDWQLSVAEMFSWLSVN; encoded by the coding sequence ATGGTTGCTGTAAATCAAATTAGACAAACCTTGACCCTGGCGGAATTTTTAGAACTTCCTGAAACGAAACCTGCTAGTGAATATGTCAATGGACAAATTCAACAAAAACCTATGCCTCAAGGAGAACATAGTACCTTACAAACTCGTCTGGTTACAGCGATTAATGAAGTTGTTTTACATAAAAAAATTGCCCATGCTTTCACTGAATTAAGATGTACTTTTGGGGGACGTTCTATTGTTCCAGATATTACAGTATTTAGTTGGAATCGTATTCCGAAAACAGAAAAAGGAAGAATTGCCAATAAATTTGAGCTTTATCCTGATTGGGTAATCGAAATTCTTTCTCCTGAACAATCTGCGAATAAAGTTATCAAAAAAATTCTGTTTTGTCTGAAACAGGGAACAGAATTAGGCTGGTTAATTGATCCTGAAGATGAATCAGTGATGATATTTCAAGCGAATCAATTGCCAGAGATTAAATCCAATGAAGAAATTTTACCTGTCTTAGAGAGTCTTAAAGATTGGCAATTATCCGTTGCCGAAATGTTTAGTTGGTTAAGTGTGAACTAA
- a CDS encoding Uma2 family endonuclease, whose protein sequence is MVAVNQIRQTLTLAEFLKLPETKPASEYVNGQIQQKPMPQGKHSILQRELSFALTLALKPERTAQAFPELRCTFGGRSIVPDVAVFRTERIPRDHDGQVANSFNLHPDWTIEILSPKQSQTKVIRNILHCLDNGTNMGWLLDPEESFIFVYSADKSVQLFENLEVVLPVPEFAEAVQLKVGEIFDWLKE, encoded by the coding sequence ATGGTTGCTGTAAATCAAATTAGACAAACGTTGACCCTGGCGGAGTTTTTAAAACTTCCTGAAACGAAACCTGCTAGTGAATATGTCAATGGACAAATTCAACAAAAACCTATGCCTCAAGGAAAGCACAGCATCCTTCAACGGGAATTGAGTTTTGCTTTAACACTGGCCTTAAAGCCAGAGCGAACTGCCCAGGCATTCCCCGAACTGCGGTGTACCTTTGGTGGGCGATCAATTGTCCCAGACGTTGCCGTCTTTCGTACAGAACGGATTCCTCGTGATCATGATGGCCAAGTGGCCAATTCCTTCAATCTACATCCAGATTGGACCATCGAGATCTTATCCCCCAAGCAGAGCCAAACCAAAGTTATTCGCAACATTCTCCATTGTCTCGACAACGGTACTAACATGGGGTGGTTATTGGATCCGGAAGAGTCCTTCATATTTGTCTATAGTGCCGATAAATCCGTGCAACTGTTTGAGAACTTAGAGGTGGTGTTGCCCGTGCCAGAGTTTGCCGAAGCAGTGCAGCTTAAGGTGGGTGAGATATTTGATTGGTTGAAAGAGTAA
- a CDS encoding HlyD family efflux transporter periplasmic adaptor subunit yields the protein MHVVGEAKLSRREWPPMGFYIIINPILKVSDIYCKYKKPKTRNTKIMVSNSDTEFLPPVQENEFLPPISRWTTFGGLFIVTAVGLAILLASVIKYKETVKAQAVLRPAGELRIVQAATEGRIRSISVKENQLVKQGDIIATIDDSRLQTKKSQLISHIRQGQLQLIQIKAQIRALNRQISAETDRTNLAVASAEAELSRRRRDYRNQQITANTGVEEAEANLRSAEAALSAARAKRDRYQPIANTGAISKERLREAQLAFEQQQQQVQAAQARLQNAKAALNPSDAQVAIAQQQIAQEKATGQATLATLDKEHEALIQQRTEINKQLEGNTHELQQVKIDLGQTAIRATADGIISKLNLRNSGQTVRSAEEIAQIVPTDASLLVKAGVAPADIGKLEEGQNVQMRVSACPYPDYGTLKGVVSQISKDSIKPQGNGATTGAPTASSQKGVAATAFYEVTIEPESLSLGQGKKQCTIQLGMEGRADIISKEETLLQFLLRKARLSVDL from the coding sequence ATGCATGTTGTGGGTGAAGCGAAGCTATCCCGTAGGGAATGGCCGCCCATGGGGTTTTATATCATTATTAATCCTATATTAAAAGTTTCTGACATCTATTGCAAGTATAAAAAACCGAAAACTAGAAATACAAAGATCATGGTTAGCAACTCCGACACAGAATTCCTGCCCCCAGTTCAAGAAAACGAATTTCTGCCGCCGATTAGTCGTTGGACTACCTTTGGCGGACTGTTTATCGTCACTGCTGTGGGTCTAGCCATCCTGCTTGCCTCTGTGATCAAATATAAGGAAACCGTCAAAGCACAGGCTGTCCTCCGTCCTGCTGGTGAATTACGGATTGTTCAGGCTGCCACCGAGGGAAGGATTAGAAGCATCTCTGTCAAAGAAAATCAACTTGTTAAACAAGGAGATATAATTGCCACTATCGATGACTCCCGCCTCCAAACCAAAAAAAGTCAACTGATTAGCCATATTAGGCAGGGGCAGCTACAACTTATTCAAATCAAGGCCCAGATTAGGGCTCTTAATCGCCAGATCAGTGCAGAAACAGACCGCACCAACCTTGCTGTTGCCTCAGCTGAAGCTGAACTGAGCCGCCGTCGCCGGGACTATCGAAATCAGCAGATTACCGCCAACACTGGAGTTGAAGAAGCCGAGGCAAACTTAAGGTCAGCTGAAGCTGCTTTGAGTGCAGCTAGGGCGAAGCGAGATCGATATCAGCCGATAGCAAACACCGGAGCCATTTCTAAGGAGCGATTGAGGGAAGCACAACTAGCATTTGAGCAGCAACAACAACAGGTTCAGGCAGCCCAAGCTAGGTTACAAAATGCCAAAGCTGCCCTTAATCCCAGTGATGCACAAGTGGCGATCGCTCAACAGCAGATTGCCCAAGAAAAAGCTACGGGTCAAGCCACTCTCGCTACCTTAGACAAAGAACACGAAGCCCTAATCCAGCAGCGAACTGAAATTAACAAACAGCTTGAGGGCAACACCCATGAACTTCAACAAGTGAAAATCGACCTGGGTCAAACCGCCATTAGAGCCACAGCCGACGGTATCATCTCCAAACTCAACCTGCGAAACTCTGGTCAAACTGTGCGCTCAGCAGAGGAAATCGCTCAAATTGTCCCCACTGATGCCTCCTTGCTGGTCAAGGCTGGGGTGGCACCTGCCGACATTGGCAAGCTGGAAGAAGGCCAAAACGTACAAATGCGGGTTTCTGCCTGTCCTTATCCAGACTACGGCACTCTTAAAGGCGTGGTCAGCCAAATTTCCAAGGATAGCATTAAACCTCAAGGGAATGGTGCTACTACAGGTGCCCCCACTGCTTCCAGCCAGAAAGGGGTTGCAGCTACTGCCTTCTACGAGGTAACGATAGAGCCAGAAAGCCTTTCTTTAGGTCAGGGCAAAAAGCAGTGTACCATTCAATTGGGGATGGAGGGCAGAGCTGATATTATTTCAAAAGAAGAAACTCTACTCCAATTCCTTCTTAGGAAGGCAAGGCTGAGCGTAGACTTGTGA
- a CDS encoding DUF1131 family protein — MYRKTLFTLTTIVLVTSILGACTKEPSPPETKSNLRLTPEGLGTLNKTSNFDADTIKSALPSYTVKKETTSAEGETYDIFKAYWQDSPVVEIDADISQQKIGRIEVLSDRIPGPKDVKVGIAYSATPGNEKLDCFPGEEGSTGKVICRFEENASILYIYQPLNWEGPYHKLPPQEVLTKAKLDSLLWVSR, encoded by the coding sequence TTGTATAGAAAAACACTATTTACCCTAACCACCATAGTCCTAGTCACCAGTATCCTGGGCGCTTGCACCAAGGAACCTTCCCCCCCTGAAACTAAGTCTAATCTCAGGCTGACTCCAGAAGGTTTGGGTACACTCAACAAAACCAGCAACTTTGATGCTGATACCATCAAGAGTGCTTTGCCCAGTTATACCGTTAAAAAAGAAACCACCTCTGCTGAAGGCGAAACTTACGATATTTTCAAAGCCTACTGGCAAGATAGCCCGGTAGTGGAAATCGATGCCGACATCTCCCAGCAGAAAATCGGCAGGATTGAAGTGCTAAGCGATCGCATCCCTGGCCCAAAGGATGTGAAGGTAGGAATAGCCTACTCAGCCACTCCTGGAAACGAGAAACTAGACTGCTTCCCAGGTGAGGAAGGGTCCACGGGGAAAGTGATTTGTAGGTTTGAGGAAAATGCCTCGATCTTATACATCTACCAACCCCTTAACTGGGAAGGGCCTTATCATAAGTTACCTCCCCAAGAGGTTCTGACCAAGGCTAAGCTAGATAGTCTACTTTGGGTATCACGCTAG
- a CDS encoding 2Fe-2S iron-sulfur cluster-binding protein has product MPKVTAQGKSFECDQGSNLRKVLLDHGVALYNGNAKLINCRGLGSCGTCAVEIDGEVSEPNWKDKARRSLPPHSPTANRRLACQTKVLGDVCVTKYDGFWGQGDKTVWIPES; this is encoded by the coding sequence ATGCCTAAAGTAACAGCACAAGGAAAAAGCTTTGAATGTGACCAGGGCAGTAATCTGCGCAAGGTGTTACTAGACCATGGGGTTGCCCTGTACAACGGCAACGCTAAACTAATTAACTGTAGAGGATTAGGCAGCTGTGGTACCTGTGCGGTTGAGATAGACGGGGAAGTATCCGAGCCAAATTGGAAAGATAAAGCTAGGCGATCGCTTCCGCCCCATTCTCCGACAGCAAATCGCCGCTTAGCCTGTCAGACAAAGGTTTTAGGTGATGTTTGTGTTACCAAATATGATGGTTTTTGGGGGCAAGGAGATAAAACTGTCTGGATTCCAGAATCATGA
- the cimA gene encoding citramalate synthase — protein sequence MTSTASHPIWIYDTTLRDGAQREGISLSLEDKLRIARQLDELGIPFIEGGWPGANPKDVQFFWKLKEEPLKQAEVVAFCSTRRPNMIAAEDRMLQAILAAGTRWVTIFGKSWDLHVTEGLKTSLDENLAMIRDTIEYLRSQGRRVIYDAEHWFDGYKANREYALKTLIAARDAGAEWLVLCDTNGGTLPQEIGHIVRDVAKELKVGRLNVENELKVGRLNVAKELKVGRLNVEGSNLEPANLQPANLQPGTDTNLQPGTDTNLQPATETNLQPANLQPATETNLQPANLQPANLGLKATLREQPMLGIHTHNDSDTAVANALAAVSEGACMVQGTINGYGERCGNANLCSVIPNLQLKQGLRCIEDNQLARLTQASRLISEIVNLAPNDHAAFVGRSAFAHKGGIHVSAVAKNPLTYEHIQPEQIGNQRRIVISDQSGLSNVLAKARSFGHDLDKKDPACREILERLKDLENEGYQFEAAEASFDLLMRDALGYREHPFELKGCQIHCDMLQGVSRPYSNSVATIKVSVNNQDILEVAEGNGPVSALDAALRKALVNFYPEIAAFHLTDYKVRILDGAAGTSAKTRVLVESSNGEERWTTVGVSSNILEASYEAVVEGIEYGLLLESSAKTPLSNSPALKKR from the coding sequence ATGACTTCAACAGCTTCTCACCCCATCTGGATTTACGATACAACGCTGCGGGATGGTGCCCAGCGTGAAGGAATCTCATTGTCTCTAGAAGATAAGTTACGCATTGCTCGACAACTGGATGAGTTGGGTATTCCCTTCATTGAAGGAGGATGGCCAGGGGCAAATCCGAAAGATGTGCAATTTTTCTGGAAGCTCAAAGAAGAACCTCTCAAACAAGCAGAAGTAGTAGCCTTTTGCTCAACTCGACGGCCAAACATGATCGCTGCAGAAGACCGGATGCTGCAAGCTATTTTAGCTGCAGGAACGCGCTGGGTGACTATTTTTGGTAAATCCTGGGATCTTCATGTCACCGAAGGGCTGAAAACTAGCCTAGACGAAAACCTAGCCATGATTCGGGATACTATAGAATACCTCCGTAGTCAAGGGCGTCGGGTGATTTACGATGCAGAACATTGGTTTGATGGCTATAAAGCCAATCGAGAGTATGCCCTCAAAACCCTGATAGCTGCTAGAGATGCGGGTGCAGAATGGCTAGTACTGTGTGACACCAACGGTGGTACCCTACCCCAGGAAATTGGTCACATTGTTAGAGATGTAGCTAAAGAGTTGAAAGTTGGAAGGTTGAATGTTGAAAATGAGTTGAAAGTTGGAAGGTTGAATGTAGCTAAAGAGTTGAAGGTTGGTAGGTTGAATGTTGAAGGTTCTAACCTTGAACCTGCTAACCTTCAACCTGCTAACCTTCAACCTGGAACCGACACTAACCTTCAACCTGGAACCGACACTAACCTTCAACCTGCAACCGAAACTAACCTTCAACCTGCTAACCTCCAACCTGCAACCGAAACTAACCTTCAACCTGCTAACCTTCAACCTGCTAACCTTGGCCTAAAGGCCACGCTACGCGAACAACCGATGTTAGGAATCCATACCCATAATGATTCCGATACAGCGGTTGCTAATGCCTTAGCTGCGGTATCTGAGGGAGCCTGTATGGTTCAGGGAACGATTAATGGTTATGGTGAACGCTGTGGTAATGCCAATCTTTGTTCTGTGATTCCTAACTTACAGTTGAAGCAAGGGTTACGCTGTATTGAAGATAATCAGCTGGCCAGACTGACCCAAGCTAGTCGTTTAATTAGCGAGATTGTTAATCTTGCTCCCAATGACCATGCTGCCTTTGTGGGTCGTTCAGCCTTTGCTCACAAAGGTGGCATCCATGTTTCAGCGGTGGCAAAGAATCCTCTGACCTATGAACATATTCAGCCAGAACAGATTGGTAACCAACGTCGGATCGTAATTTCTGACCAGTCGGGATTGAGCAATGTATTAGCAAAAGCCCGTAGTTTCGGTCATGACCTGGATAAAAAAGACCCCGCCTGTCGCGAAATCCTGGAACGCCTCAAAGATCTGGAAAATGAAGGGTATCAATTTGAAGCAGCGGAAGCCAGTTTTGATTTGTTGATGCGGGATGCTTTGGGATATCGAGAACATCCCTTTGAACTCAAAGGCTGTCAGATACATTGCGATATGCTACAAGGGGTCAGTAGACCCTACAGTAATTCTGTGGCAACCATTAAAGTATCTGTTAACAACCAGGATATTCTGGAAGTAGCAGAAGGCAATGGACCGGTGTCAGCCCTTGATGCAGCCTTGCGCAAAGCCTTAGTGAATTTTTACCCAGAGATTGCGGCTTTCCATCTAACTGACTACAAAGTGCGGATTCTGGATGGTGCTGCTGGCACATCGGCTAAGACAAGGGTGCTAGTGGAATCGAGCAATGGAGAAGAACGCTGGACAACTGTGGGGGTTTCTAGTAATATTCTCGAAGCGTCCTATGAAGCTGTGGTGGAAGGTATTGAGTATGGTTTGCTGTTGGAATCTTCAGCAAAGACACCATTGAGCAATTCCCCAGCCCTGAAAAAGCGGTAA